In Streptomyces sp. NBC_01426, one genomic interval encodes:
- a CDS encoding bifunctional DNA primase/polymerase — protein sequence MTTLTGCAALEVRTAPASATLVTPEGAAWLASACALPHETLAAWRARPAAPAALPCGTAFDVVNVPLVLGRRMLDLLWAEGPGSGPAAVHRGRTLLFAAPGTAQRLPALLAWEEWDATAAAPLCHGRGDAVTVPPLAPSPGPSRWLVAPDSRRPWLPGADSLLWAFLHAARLQVSIFGSADPDANV from the coding sequence ATGACGACCCTGACCGGCTGCGCCGCCCTCGAAGTCCGCACCGCCCCCGCGTCCGCGACCCTCGTCACCCCCGAGGGCGCGGCCTGGCTCGCCTCCGCGTGCGCCCTGCCCCACGAGACGCTCGCCGCGTGGCGGGCGCGGCCCGCGGCTCCGGCCGCGCTGCCCTGCGGGACCGCGTTCGACGTCGTCAACGTCCCGCTCGTCCTCGGGCGCCGGATGCTCGACCTGCTCTGGGCCGAGGGGCCCGGCTCCGGGCCCGCCGCCGTGCACCGCGGCCGGACGCTGCTCTTCGCCGCGCCGGGCACCGCGCAGCGGCTGCCGGCCCTGCTCGCCTGGGAGGAGTGGGACGCGACCGCGGCCGCCCCGCTCTGTCACGGCCGCGGCGACGCGGTCACCGTGCCCCCGCTGGCGCCCTCTCCGGGGCCGTCCCGCTGGCTGGTGGCCCCGGACTCCCGGCGGCCCTGGCTGCCGGGCGCCGATTCGCTGCTCTGGGCCTTCCTGCACGCCGCCCGCCTGCAGGTATCGATTTTTGGTTCGGCCGATCCTGATGCTAATGTCTAG
- a CDS encoding tetratricopeptide repeat protein, translated as MAASPHSPNSSFRRLRGARSPAEFAASVRRAAREIGETVSCDARYIGRVESGEIRCPNYAYERVFLHMFPGRTLADLGFSPREAVRGRSAQRGAPASPSFPHLIHRSKESDVLRRAFMAGGSATVAAATLGLTLLGDSRRLPSRAGESEAAAVEEAVRQIRLLDDRHGADALYRRAAEPLRTAYALLDAGATRQSTEDRLHSGAGELAVSVGWLAHDSGRFEDARSHYAEALATARVSGDSALEAHAFSNMAFLARDCGRPRESVRAAQAGRRAARALGSPRLLSLLALREAGGWAGLDDRRACEEALARAHTEFSRGAAGADPEWMSFFGEAELESLESRCWAALGEHARAARHARRAADLQDPHFARNVALYTAELADNLAHAGAPDEAAWAGARVLDLLAEVQSTRIRSILAGTAKTLVPHQRSPRVGAFLARHATA; from the coding sequence ATGGCGGCGTCCCCCCACTCACCCAACTCCTCCTTCCGGCGATTGCGCGGAGCGCGCTCACCCGCCGAGTTCGCGGCCTCGGTCCGCCGGGCCGCACGGGAGATCGGCGAAACGGTTTCCTGCGACGCCCGTTACATCGGGCGGGTGGAGTCCGGCGAGATCCGCTGTCCCAATTACGCCTACGAGCGCGTGTTCCTGCACATGTTCCCCGGTCGCACCCTCGCCGACCTGGGTTTCTCCCCGCGTGAGGCGGTGCGCGGGCGCTCCGCGCAGCGCGGCGCCCCGGCGTCCCCCTCCTTCCCCCACCTCATCCACCGTTCCAAGGAGAGCGACGTGCTGCGTCGCGCGTTCATGGCGGGCGGCTCCGCGACCGTGGCGGCCGCGACCCTCGGCCTCACCCTGCTCGGCGATTCCCGTCGGCTCCCCTCCCGGGCCGGCGAGTCCGAGGCCGCCGCCGTCGAGGAGGCCGTGCGTCAGATCCGCCTGCTGGACGACCGGCACGGGGCCGATGCCCTGTACCGGCGGGCGGCCGAACCCCTGCGCACGGCCTACGCGCTGCTCGACGCCGGGGCCACCCGACAGTCCACCGAGGACCGACTGCACTCGGGGGCGGGCGAGTTGGCGGTGTCGGTGGGCTGGCTGGCGCACGACTCGGGCCGTTTCGAGGACGCCCGCTCGCACTACGCGGAGGCCCTGGCGACGGCCCGGGTGTCCGGCGATTCCGCCCTGGAGGCGCACGCCTTCAGCAACATGGCGTTCCTGGCCCGGGACTGCGGGCGGCCGCGCGAGTCGGTGCGGGCGGCCCAGGCGGGCCGGCGCGCGGCCCGCGCGCTGGGCTCGCCCCGGCTGTTGTCGCTGCTGGCCCTGCGGGAGGCGGGCGGGTGGGCGGGGTTGGACGACCGCAGGGCCTGCGAGGAGGCGCTCGCCCGGGCGCACACGGAGTTCTCGCGGGGCGCGGCGGGCGCGGACCCCGAGTGGATGTCGTTCTTCGGGGAGGCGGAGCTGGAGTCCTTGGAGTCCCGGTGTTGGGCGGCGCTCGGGGAGCACGCGCGCGCAGCCCGGCACGCCCGTCGGGCGGCGGACCTCCAGGACCCCCACTTCGCCCGGAACGTGGCCCTCTACACCGCCGAACTCGCCGACAACCTGGCCCACGCGGGCGCGCCCGACGAGGCCGCCTGGGCGGGCGCCCGGGTGCTGGACCTGCTCGCGGAGGTCCAGTCGACCCGGATCAGGTCGATACTGGCGGGGACGGCCAAGACGCTGGTCCCGCACCAGCGTTCACCGCGGGTCGGCGCCTTCCTGGCCCGCCACGCGACGGCCTGA
- a CDS encoding AAA domain-containing protein, with translation MSFDPGAAADRATAAILHDTLHGAERGVVVDSPPGAGKSTLVVRAARELAAAGRRLMVVAQTNAQVDDLVVRLHGKDPGLKVGRLHSSDGDAYDPALRELPSVTLSAKPADLAELPITISTAAKWAYVKDTEPWEHAIVDEAYQMRSDALLAVAGLFERALFVGDPGQLDPFSVVGAEQWAGLSYDPSASAVSTLLAHNPHLPQHRLPVSWRLPASAAPLVSRAFYPYSRFRSGTGPGDRKLSYGVASDGSGPDRVLDEAAESGWGLLELPARHTPRTDPEAVRAVALVVRRALDRGAMTVDEQSPGPMPLTADRIAVGTAHRDQAAAVRAALTALGVPGVTVDTANRLQGREFDLTVVLHPLSGRPDATAFHLETGRLCVLASRHRHACVVVARAGIAELLDDHPSSEPVQLGVTVKFPDGWEANHSVLAHLAEHRVAWRP, from the coding sequence GTGAGTTTCGATCCGGGAGCGGCCGCCGACCGGGCGACCGCCGCCATCCTGCACGACACCCTGCACGGCGCGGAGCGGGGCGTGGTCGTCGACTCCCCGCCGGGCGCCGGCAAGTCCACGCTCGTGGTCCGGGCCGCCCGCGAGCTGGCCGCCGCCGGGCGTCGGCTGATGGTGGTCGCGCAGACGAACGCGCAGGTCGACGACCTGGTGGTGCGGTTGCACGGCAAGGATCCGGGGCTGAAGGTCGGCCGGCTGCACAGCAGCGACGGGGACGCCTACGACCCGGCGCTGCGCGAGCTGCCCTCGGTGACCCTGTCGGCGAAGCCGGCGGACCTCGCCGAGCTGCCGATCACCATTTCCACCGCGGCGAAGTGGGCGTACGTCAAGGACACGGAGCCGTGGGAGCACGCCATCGTGGACGAGGCGTACCAGATGCGTTCGGACGCGCTGTTGGCCGTGGCCGGGTTGTTCGAGCGGGCGCTGTTCGTGGGCGACCCCGGGCAGCTCGACCCGTTCAGCGTGGTCGGCGCCGAGCAGTGGGCGGGGCTGTCCTACGACCCCTCCGCCTCGGCGGTGTCCACCCTGCTGGCGCACAACCCGCACCTGCCGCAGCACCGGCTGCCGGTGTCCTGGCGGCTGCCCGCGTCGGCCGCGCCGCTGGTGTCGCGGGCGTTCTACCCGTACAGCAGGTTCCGCAGCGGCACCGGTCCCGGTGACCGGAAGCTGTCGTACGGGGTCGCCTCGGACGGGTCCGGGCCGGACCGGGTGTTGGACGAGGCCGCGGAGTCGGGCTGGGGCCTGCTGGAGCTGCCCGCGCGGCACACTCCGCGGACCGACCCGGAGGCGGTGCGGGCGGTGGCCCTGGTGGTGCGCCGGGCACTGGACCGGGGTGCGATGACGGTGGACGAACAGTCGCCGGGCCCCATGCCGTTGACCGCCGACCGGATCGCGGTGGGCACCGCGCACCGGGACCAGGCCGCCGCCGTGCGGGCGGCCCTGACGGCGCTGGGCGTCCCGGGGGTGACGGTGGACACCGCGAACCGGCTCCAGGGACGGGAGTTCGACCTGACGGTGGTGCTGCACCCGCTGTCGGGGCGGCCGGACGCGACCGCGTTCCACCTGGAGACGGGGCGGTTGTGCGTGTTGGCGTCCCGGCACCGGCACGCCTGTGTGGTGGTGGCCCGGGCGGGCATAGCGGAACTGCTGGACGACCATCCGTCCTCGGAGCCGGTGCAGTTGGGGGTGACGGTGAAGTTCCCGGACGGCTGGGAGGCCAACCACTCGGTGCTGGCCCATCTGGCGGAACACCGGGTGGCCTGGCGGCCCTGA
- a CDS encoding histidine phosphatase family protein codes for MAPRILLARHGQTAWSLLGKHTGRTDVPLLEEGRRGAKLLGERLAGEPWAGLPGLEVRTSPLVRASESCDLAGFGVRAEPWDTLMEWDYGDYEGMTPAEIQAIRPGWLIWRDGVPGGESVADVAARADEVVAWARSAERDVLVFAHGHVLRTLAARWLGFEASFGARIRLEPTSLSVLGWAYGEPALERWNDTGHLDG; via the coding sequence ATGGCCCCCCGCATCCTGCTGGCCCGCCACGGCCAGACGGCGTGGTCGCTGCTCGGCAAGCACACCGGGCGCACCGACGTGCCCCTGCTGGAGGAGGGCCGGCGGGGCGCGAAGCTGCTCGGAGAACGGCTGGCCGGCGAACCGTGGGCGGGCCTGCCCGGCCTGGAGGTGCGCACCAGCCCCCTGGTCCGCGCGAGCGAGAGCTGCGACCTGGCCGGCTTCGGGGTGCGCGCCGAGCCCTGGGACACCCTGATGGAGTGGGACTACGGCGACTACGAGGGCATGACCCCGGCCGAGATCCAGGCGATCCGCCCCGGCTGGCTGATCTGGCGCGACGGGGTCCCCGGCGGCGAGTCCGTCGCGGACGTCGCGGCCCGCGCCGACGAGGTCGTCGCCTGGGCCCGCTCGGCCGAACGCGACGTCCTCGTCTTCGCCCACGGCCACGTCCTGCGCACCCTCGCCGCCCGCTGGCTCGGCTTCGAGGCCTCCTTCGGCGCCCGGATCCGGCTGGAGCCCACCTCCCTGTCGGTGCTGGGCTGGGCGTACGGCGAACCCGCGCTGGAACGCTGGAACGACACCGGCCACCTGGACGGCTGA
- a CDS encoding spermidine synthase, giving the protein MAGKSKGSGRRGAVEPVVGQVDGGRAELAPDRERAGAWTLLIDGAPQSHVDLADPGYLDFAYQRRIGHLIDLVAPARQPLNVVHLGGGAFTLARYTAASRPRSTQQVVEIDAGLVAFVREHLPLDPQARVRVRAVDARAGLAKVPDGWADLVIADVFGGARTPAHLTSAEFLDDVRRALAPGGWYVANLADGPPLAHLKGQIATAATRFAELALAADPVVWRGKRFGNAVLVAADRELPIAEFTRRVASDPHPGRVEHGRALADFAGGAAPVTDASAVASPEPPPSVFR; this is encoded by the coding sequence ATGGCAGGGAAGAGCAAGGGCAGCGGGCGCAGGGGTGCCGTGGAACCGGTCGTCGGGCAGGTGGACGGCGGCCGGGCGGAGTTGGCCCCCGATCGCGAGCGCGCGGGCGCCTGGACGCTGCTGATCGACGGGGCGCCGCAGTCGCACGTCGACCTCGCCGACCCCGGGTACCTGGACTTCGCGTACCAGCGCCGGATCGGCCACCTGATCGACCTCGTCGCGCCCGCCCGGCAGCCGCTGAACGTGGTGCACCTGGGCGGCGGCGCCTTCACCCTGGCCCGCTACACGGCGGCGAGTCGCCCCCGCTCCACCCAGCAGGTCGTGGAGATCGACGCCGGCCTGGTGGCCTTCGTACGGGAACACCTTCCGCTGGACCCGCAGGCACGGGTCCGGGTGCGGGCCGTGGACGCGCGGGCGGGCCTCGCCAAGGTGCCGGACGGCTGGGCCGACCTGGTCATCGCGGACGTGTTCGGTGGCGCCCGCACCCCGGCCCACCTGACGAGCGCCGAGTTCCTCGACGACGTACGCCGGGCCCTGGCGCCCGGCGGCTGGTACGTGGCCAACCTCGCCGACGGCCCGCCGCTGGCCCACCTGAAGGGGCAGATCGCCACCGCCGCCACCCGGTTCGCGGAACTGGCCCTGGCCGCCGACCCCGTGGTGTGGCGGGGGAAACGCTTCGGCAACGCCGTCCTGGTGGCCGCCGACCGGGAGCTGCCGATCGCGGAGTTCACCCGGCGCGTGGCGAGCGATCCCCACCCCGGACGGGTCGAGCACGGTCGGGCGCTCGCGGACTTCGCGGGCGGCGCGGCCCCGGTGACCGACGCCTCGGCGGTGGCCTCGCCGGAACCCCCGCCGTCGGTGTTCCGCTAG
- a CDS encoding class I adenylate-forming enzyme family protein has product MGGARYVADLIEACERHAGEPALGAGPSWLLTFDEVLADVYRLAGALSALGVDRGSGLACVTAGNPPEQLLVRLAAHLLGARLTQVVVGPATHGLEFLLRDCEPALVVHDTPVPDTGVARVSVGALSESARALDATPVPVRAREEDVARVTYTGGTTGRPKGVASTFGAMAARKADRGRSAERVYLSVTSLAQRSGGRCLEQLRAGGRSEVLGPFDTRGFAEACRRLGPVSTYLTTSMVYRLLDDPVTAAAVPGLEQVSYGDAPVHPERLRRALTGWGAGKEWRQGYGMNESGVICRLTAADHEAAVGDRPALLGSVGRPVPGVTARVRAADGSVCPEGDTGEVWVRSATVMAGYWKRPGATAEVLRDGWLRTGDLGHFDADGYLYLDDRVKDVVMVDGENIYCGPVEAALTRHPSVAEAAVVGRFHDVTGEEVCAFLVPAAGAEPSGEAADAACALVERELARDHRPTAVFWLPALPQTDRGKPDKRRLRELARQEPEETA; this is encoded by the coding sequence ATGGGTGGCGCGCGGTACGTCGCGGACCTGATCGAGGCGTGCGAGCGACACGCGGGCGAACCCGCGCTCGGCGCCGGCCCGTCCTGGCTCCTGACCTTCGACGAGGTGCTGGCCGACGTGTACCGGCTGGCCGGCGCCCTGTCCGCGCTCGGTGTCGACCGCGGCTCGGGGCTGGCCTGCGTGACGGCCGGCAACCCGCCCGAGCAGCTGCTCGTACGGTTGGCGGCGCACCTGCTGGGTGCCCGGCTGACCCAGGTCGTCGTCGGACCGGCCACCCACGGCCTGGAGTTCCTGCTGCGGGACTGCGAACCGGCGCTGGTGGTCCACGACACCCCGGTCCCGGACACCGGGGTCGCCCGGGTGAGCGTGGGCGCGCTGTCGGAATCGGCCCGCGCCCTGGACGCGACGCCGGTACCGGTACGGGCCCGCGAGGAGGACGTGGCCCGGGTGACGTACACGGGCGGTACGACGGGCCGCCCGAAGGGGGTGGCCTCCACGTTCGGGGCGATGGCGGCCCGCAAGGCCGATCGCGGCCGGAGCGCGGAGCGGGTCTACCTGTCGGTGACCTCCCTGGCCCAGCGGTCCGGGGGCCGCTGCCTGGAGCAGTTGCGGGCGGGTGGCCGCAGCGAGGTCCTCGGCCCCTTCGACACACGGGGGTTCGCCGAGGCCTGCCGCCGGCTGGGGCCCGTGTCCACGTACCTGACGACCTCGATGGTCTACCGGCTGCTGGACGACCCGGTGACCGCCGCCGCAGTGCCCGGCCTGGAGCAGGTCTCGTACGGGGACGCGCCCGTCCACCCGGAGCGGCTGCGTCGCGCGCTGACCGGCTGGGGGGCGGGCAAGGAGTGGCGGCAGGGGTACGGGATGAACGAGTCGGGGGTGATCTGCCGGCTCACCGCGGCCGACCACGAGGCGGCGGTCGGCGACCGCCCCGCCCTCCTCGGCTCGGTGGGCCGGCCCGTGCCCGGGGTGACCGCGCGGGTCCGTGCGGCGGACGGGAGCGTGTGCCCCGAGGGCGACACCGGCGAGGTGTGGGTGCGGTCCGCGACGGTGATGGCCGGCTACTGGAAGCGGCCCGGTGCGACGGCGGAGGTGCTGCGCGACGGGTGGCTGCGCACCGGGGACCTCGGGCACTTCGACGCGGACGGGTACCTGTACCTCGACGACCGGGTCAAGGACGTGGTGATGGTGGACGGGGAGAACATCTACTGCGGGCCGGTGGAGGCGGCGCTGACCCGGCATCCCTCGGTGGCCGAGGCCGCGGTGGTGGGCCGGTTCCACGACGTCACCGGCGAGGAGGTGTGCGCCTTCCTGGTGCCGGCCGCCGGCGCGGAGCCGTCCGGGGAGGCGGCCGACGCGGCGTGCGCGCTGGTGGAGCGGGAACTGGCGCGGGACCACCGCCCGACGGCCGTGTTCTGGCTGCCCGCCCTCCCGCAGACGGACCGCGGCAAACCGGACAAGCGCCGCCTGCGCGAACTGGCCCGGCAAGAGCCGGAAGAGACGGCCTAG
- a CDS encoding NADPH-dependent FMN reductase, with product MTRLHVISAATRPTSSGRPLAEWVVGRAREHGAFEVTPIDLAEIALPFLDEPEYASSGIYTHPHTLAWSALIDASDAVLFVLPMYNGGYTAPFKNAIDFLYREWRGKPVGIVSYSAGPTGGAPAAEMLLPVLTRLGMLPAERSVAVPGINALVGDEGFEAPEGLAEELTGVFDDIAALAKEPAGV from the coding sequence ATGACCCGTCTGCACGTCATCTCCGCCGCCACCCGCCCCACCTCCTCGGGGCGCCCGCTCGCCGAGTGGGTCGTCGGCCGGGCCCGCGAGCACGGCGCGTTCGAGGTCACCCCGATCGACCTCGCCGAGATCGCGCTGCCCTTCCTGGACGAGCCGGAGTACGCCTCCAGCGGCATCTACACCCATCCGCACACGCTGGCGTGGAGCGCGCTGATCGACGCCTCGGACGCCGTGCTGTTCGTCCTGCCGATGTACAACGGCGGCTACACCGCCCCCTTCAAGAACGCCATCGACTTCCTCTACCGCGAGTGGCGGGGCAAGCCGGTCGGCATCGTCAGCTACAGCGCGGGCCCGACCGGCGGAGCGCCCGCCGCCGAGATGCTGCTCCCCGTCCTGACCCGTCTGGGCATGCTGCCCGCCGAGCGGTCGGTGGCCGTTCCCGGCATCAACGCGCTGGTCGGAGACGAGGGATTCGAGGCTCCGGAGGGGCTCGCGGAGGAGCTCACCGGCGTGTTCGACGACATCGCGGCGCTCGCGAAGGAGCCGGCGGGCGTCTGA
- a CDS encoding phosphatase PAP2 family protein, whose protein sequence is MTDRQRPPRWWTELLLLGLVYGAYSAGRLLARGDVDLAVGHGLAVLRVEEALRIDFERPLNRLFSGSPWWGVPADFGYASLHYLVTPAVLVWLHRRRPAHYRSARTWLVLSTLAALIGFGLMPTSPPRLLDAAHGFTDTMAQYSAYGWWGGEASAPRGLGSFTNQYAAMPSLHFGWALWCGVLLWTHARHPLARALGIAYPAGTALVVMGTANHYFLDVVAGAAVMGLGLLLARRFRSGTAGFRRKTTIVSGGWDTSARELLPGRRPSAENTADDDIAAAAR, encoded by the coding sequence ATGACTGACAGGCAGCGGCCCCCTCGATGGTGGACGGAACTGCTCCTCCTCGGGCTCGTCTACGGCGCGTACTCCGCCGGCCGGCTCCTGGCCCGGGGCGACGTGGACCTCGCCGTCGGACACGGCCTCGCCGTCCTGCGCGTCGAGGAGGCGCTGCGGATCGACTTCGAGCGCCCGCTGAACCGGCTCTTCTCCGGATCCCCCTGGTGGGGCGTGCCCGCCGACTTCGGCTACGCCTCGCTCCACTACCTCGTCACCCCGGCCGTCCTGGTCTGGCTCCACCGCCGGCGGCCCGCGCACTACCGGTCCGCCCGCACCTGGCTGGTGCTCTCCACCCTGGCGGCGCTGATCGGCTTCGGCCTGATGCCCACCAGCCCGCCCCGGCTGCTCGACGCCGCGCACGGGTTCACGGACACGATGGCTCAGTACAGCGCGTACGGCTGGTGGGGCGGGGAGGCCAGCGCGCCGCGCGGCCTGGGGTCCTTCACCAACCAGTACGCGGCGATGCCGAGCCTGCACTTCGGCTGGGCCCTGTGGTGCGGGGTGCTGCTGTGGACCCACGCCCGGCACCCCCTCGCGCGGGCCCTGGGGATCGCCTACCCGGCCGGCACCGCGCTCGTGGTCATGGGCACGGCCAACCACTACTTCCTGGACGTCGTCGCCGGGGCCGCCGTGATGGGCCTGGGCCTGCTCCTGGCCCGTCGGTTCCGCTCGGGAACGGCCGGTTTCCGGCGTAAGACCACGATTGTCAGTGGCGGATGGGACACTTCCGCCCGTGAGCTCCTACCCGGCCGGCGGCCCTCCGCAGAGAACACCGCAGACGACGACATTGCGGCAGCGGCTCGCTGA